In one window of Pseudooceanicola aestuarii DNA:
- the hemP gene encoding hemin uptake protein HemP yields the protein MPMTSPQPTPQTTPQPQATDAPPRHIAQNLTEGGQLAHILHGDQTYVLRITRAGKLILTK from the coding sequence ATGCCGATGACCAGCCCCCAGCCCACGCCGCAGACCACGCCGCAGCCCCAGGCCACCGATGCTCCGCCGCGCCACATCGCGCAGAATCTGACCGAGGGCGGCCAGCTGGCCCATATCCTGCACGGCGACCAGACCTATGTCCTGCGCATCACGCGCGCCGGCAAACTGATCCTGACCAAGTAG
- the bfr gene encoding bacterioferritin, whose translation MQGDTKVIEYLNRALRSELTAISQYWIHFKLQDDWGLTHMARKSREESIEEMHHADKLIERIIFLEGHPNLQKLDPLRIGQTPKETLECDLAAEQEARALYKEAREYCHEAGDYISMKLFEELLGDEEGHIDFLETQIDLHDRLGAENYAQRNSAAMDEAE comes from the coding sequence ATGCAAGGCGACACGAAAGTCATTGAATACCTCAACCGCGCATTGCGCAGCGAGTTGACGGCGATTTCCCAGTATTGGATCCACTTCAAGCTTCAGGACGACTGGGGCCTGACGCACATGGCCAGGAAAAGCCGCGAGGAAAGCATCGAGGAGATGCACCACGCCGACAAGCTGATAGAGCGGATCATCTTTCTGGAAGGGCATCCCAACCTTCAGAAACTGGACCCCCTGCGCATCGGCCAGACGCCCAAGGAAACGCTGGAATGCGATCTGGCCGCCGAACAGGAAGCCCGCGCCCTCTACAAGGAGGCGCGCGAATATTGCCACGAGGCGGGCGATTACATCTCCATGAAACTGTTCGAGGAACTGCTGGGCGATGAGGAAGGTCACATCGACTTCCTGGAAACACAGATCGACCTGCACGATCGGCTCGGAGCGGAAAACTATGCGCAGCGCAATTCTGCGGCCATGGACGAAGCGGAGTAA
- a CDS encoding (2Fe-2S)-binding protein, with translation MIVCHCTNISDTDIHSAIDWMRAADPYTLITPGKVYRALGKSPDCGGCMPLFLASMRTNENLEVPAELRNLRVGRHEEDDHARRHESH, from the coding sequence GTGATCGTCTGTCATTGCACGAATATTTCGGACACCGATATTCATTCCGCGATCGACTGGATGCGGGCGGCGGATCCCTATACGCTGATCACACCCGGCAAGGTTTACCGGGCTCTGGGCAAGTCTCCTGATTGCGGTGGTTGCATGCCGCTGTTCCTCGCGTCTATGAGGACGAACGAGAATCTGGAGGTGCCGGCAGAGCTGCGCAACCTTCGGGTCGGGCGACACGAGGAAGACGATCATGCAAGGCGACACGAAAGTCATTGA
- a CDS encoding di-heme oxidoredictase family protein produces MRSAILRPWTKRSNRLALGVAAALAVAAPLVADPATPTVLNDLHLDFLPRTDAERARIAAVTAPPRAFDAPQRFEELSAGAATVRPRANADAFSHPSGNISFEGELDFKVGNGLFKKIWVSAPSSTLASDGLGPLFNARSCQRCHLKDGRGHVPEGPQDTAISMFLRVSIPDPAQSAAQAEIAGYLATLPDPVYGAQLQDFALPGHAPEYRLGITYAERPVALSGGETASLRVPSYTAEDLGYGPLHPDAMLSPRVAPQMIGLGLLEAIPAADILALADPEDADGDGISGKANIVWSPEFEAPMLGRFGLKAGVPTVRHQSAAAFAGDIGISSPLFPAGHGECTPEQTTCVAAPHGDGDDRVFEVDAEGLDLVTFYSRNLGVPARRDVDDPEVLRGKRVFHDTGCASCHQPAFVTHRLADQPEQSFQLIWPHTDMLLHDMGPGLADNRPEVLADGREWRTAPLWGIGMTERVSGHTQFLHDGRARSLLEAILWHGGEAQPHRDAVIEMPPEDRAALIRFLESM; encoded by the coding sequence ATGCGCAGCGCAATTCTGCGGCCATGGACGAAGCGGAGTAACCGCCTGGCACTGGGCGTGGCAGCGGCCCTGGCCGTTGCCGCGCCGCTGGTGGCGGATCCCGCCACGCCCACCGTCCTGAATGACCTTCACCTCGACTTCCTGCCCCGCACCGATGCCGAACGCGCCCGCATCGCCGCCGTCACCGCGCCACCCCGCGCCTTTGACGCGCCGCAGCGGTTCGAGGAACTGTCGGCCGGCGCCGCCACCGTGCGGCCCCGGGCCAATGCCGATGCGTTTTCCCATCCCTCGGGCAACATCTCCTTCGAAGGGGAGCTGGATTTCAAGGTCGGCAATGGATTGTTCAAGAAGATCTGGGTGTCCGCGCCGTCCTCCACCCTGGCCTCTGACGGGCTGGGACCGCTGTTCAACGCCCGCTCCTGCCAGCGCTGCCACCTGAAGGACGGGCGCGGCCATGTGCCGGAGGGGCCGCAGGACACCGCAATTTCCATGTTCCTGCGCGTGTCGATCCCCGACCCGGCGCAATCCGCCGCTCAGGCGGAGATCGCCGGCTACCTCGCCACCCTGCCCGATCCGGTCTACGGCGCCCAGTTGCAGGATTTCGCCCTGCCCGGCCACGCGCCCGAATACCGGCTGGGGATCACCTATGCCGAACGTCCCGTCGCCCTGTCGGGCGGGGAGACCGCCAGCCTGCGGGTGCCCAGCTACACCGCCGAGGATCTGGGCTACGGCCCGTTGCATCCCGACGCCATGCTGTCGCCCCGCGTGGCGCCGCAGATGATCGGCCTGGGCCTGCTGGAGGCGATCCCCGCCGCCGATATCCTGGCGCTGGCCGATCCCGAGGATGCCGATGGCGACGGGATCTCGGGCAAGGCCAATATTGTCTGGTCACCTGAATTCGAGGCGCCGATGCTGGGCCGCTTCGGGCTGAAGGCCGGGGTGCCCACCGTGCGCCACCAAAGCGCGGCGGCCTTTGCCGGGGATATCGGCATCTCCTCGCCGCTGTTTCCGGCCGGGCACGGCGAATGCACCCCGGAACAGACGACCTGCGTCGCCGCGCCCCATGGCGACGGCGATGACCGGGTGTTCGAGGTCGATGCCGAGGGTCTGGACCTTGTCACCTTCTATTCCCGCAACCTTGGCGTGCCGGCGCGGCGCGACGTGGATGACCCGGAGGTGCTGCGCGGCAAGCGGGTGTTCCACGACACTGGCTGTGCCTCCTGCCACCAGCCCGCATTCGTCACCCACCGGCTGGCGGACCAGCCGGAGCAGAGCTTTCAGCTGATCTGGCCGCATACCGACATGCTGCTGCACGACATGGGGCCGGGACTGGCCGACAACCGGCCCGAGGTTCTGGCCGATGGCCGCGAATGGCGCACCGCGCCGCTGTGGGGGATCGGGATGACCGAACGGGTTTCGGGGCACACCCAGTTCCTGCACGATGGCCGCGCCCGCTCCCTGCTTGAGGCGATCCTCTGGCACGGCGGGGAGGCGCAGCCCCACCGCGACGCCGTGATTGAGATGCCCCCCGAAGACCGCGCCGCGCTGATCCGTTTCCTGGAGTCGATGTGA
- a CDS encoding imelysin family protein, with the protein MFKPLATLALLSLAPPLWAQDAGDGGSVPPPAGATATGAATAATAATVNAAPLVAAAVSDHVLPGYDRLARTSRALADTAGRHCTPEDADLRNAYGAAFDAWIAVSHLRFGPAETANRAYALAFWPDSRGATPKALSGLIDAQDPVIDSADSFADVSIAGRGFYALEYLLFDDRIAASGDAAYRCALVRAVATDIARTSAAIRDDWQAEFAETMRSPGPTARYRSAQEAAQELFKALATGLEFTADTRLGRPLGTFERPRPNRAEARRSGRSLRHVMLSLQATRDLALLLAQGQPGVTSSLTAAFDTAQANAAALAEDPVFAGVDDPSRRLKVEILQQSIGHIRDIVAQELGPHLGVAAGFNALDGD; encoded by the coding sequence ATGTTCAAACCCCTTGCCACCCTTGCCCTGCTGTCCCTCGCACCGCCGCTCTGGGCGCAGGATGCGGGCGACGGCGGGTCTGTGCCACCGCCTGCCGGGGCCACGGCGACCGGCGCCGCCACGGCTGCCACGGCTGCCACGGTCAATGCCGCGCCGCTGGTGGCCGCCGCCGTTTCGGATCACGTCCTGCCCGGCTATGACCGGCTGGCGCGCACCAGCCGGGCGCTGGCCGACACAGCCGGCCGCCATTGCACGCCGGAGGATGCCGATCTGCGCAACGCCTACGGCGCCGCCTTCGACGCCTGGATCGCGGTCAGCCACCTGCGGTTCGGACCGGCAGAGACCGCCAACCGCGCCTATGCGCTGGCCTTCTGGCCCGACAGCCGGGGCGCCACGCCCAAGGCGCTTTCGGGGTTGATCGACGCGCAGGATCCGGTGATCGACAGCGCCGACAGCTTTGCCGATGTCTCCATCGCCGGGCGCGGGTTCTACGCGCTGGAATACCTGCTGTTCGACGATCGCATCGCCGCATCGGGCGACGCCGCCTACCGCTGCGCGCTGGTGCGGGCCGTGGCCACCGACATCGCCCGGACCAGCGCCGCGATCCGCGACGATTGGCAGGCGGAATTCGCCGAGACGATGCGCAGCCCCGGCCCCACCGCGCGCTACCGCAGCGCGCAGGAGGCCGCGCAGGAGCTGTTCAAGGCGCTGGCCACGGGGCTGGAATTCACCGCCGACACCCGGCTGGGTCGTCCGCTGGGCACCTTTGAGCGGCCGCGCCCCAACCGGGCGGAGGCCCGACGCTCCGGTCGGTCGCTGCGCCACGTGATGCTGTCGCTTCAGGCCACCCGCGACCTGGCGCTGCTGCTGGCGCAGGGACAGCCCGGCGTGACCTCCAGCTTGACCGCCGCCTTTGACACCGCGCAGGCGAATGCGGCGGCGCTGGCCGAAGACCCGGTCTTTGCCGGGGTCGATGACCCCTCGCGGCGCCTGAAGGTGGAGATCCTGCAACAATCCATCGGCCATATCCGCGATATCGTCGCGCAGGAGCTGGGCCCGCATCTGGGGGTCGCGGCGGGGTTCAACGCGCTGGACGGGGATTGA
- a CDS encoding imelysin family protein, producing MKTTRLSISLAALVAGLGSTAFAAAPEKTEVLGTYADIALAGYTDSLTTAQTLKSAVETLIAEPSDKTLNAARAAWLAARVPYQQTEVFRFGNAIVDDWEGKVNAWPLDEGLIDYVDTSYGGPTDENEFAALNVVANPQFTLSGTEIDATEITPDLLSGTLHEADGVEANVATGYHAIEFLLWGQDLNGHDHGAGDRPWTDFATGADCTGGNCDRRGDYLAAATDLLISDLEWMAGQWAEGGEARQTLLDNPDAGISAMLTGMGSLSYGEQAGERMRLGLMLNDPEEEHDCFSDNTHNSHYYDGLGVQNVYLGEYVRADGSVVSGASLSELVAASDADLDAELTAKLAATMRALGQIKTAAEAGFSYDQMLERGNAAGETLVMGAVDGLIDQTRSIERVVAVLGLDGIEFEGSDSLDDPEAVFQ from the coding sequence ATGAAGACCACCCGCCTTTCGATCAGCCTGGCCGCCCTTGTGGCAGGCCTGGGCAGCACCGCCTTCGCCGCCGCGCCGGAAAAAACCGAGGTTCTGGGCACCTATGCCGATATCGCCCTGGCCGGCTATACCGACAGCCTGACCACCGCGCAGACCCTCAAATCCGCCGTCGAGACGCTGATCGCCGAGCCGTCGGACAAGACGCTGAACGCCGCGCGCGCCGCATGGCTGGCCGCACGCGTGCCTTATCAGCAGACCGAAGTGTTCCGTTTTGGCAATGCCATCGTCGATGACTGGGAGGGCAAGGTGAACGCCTGGCCGCTGGACGAAGGGCTGATCGACTACGTCGACACCAGCTATGGCGGGCCGACGGATGAAAACGAGTTCGCCGCGCTGAACGTGGTGGCCAACCCGCAGTTCACCCTGTCCGGCACCGAAATCGACGCCACCGAGATCACGCCCGATCTGCTGTCCGGCACGCTGCACGAGGCCGACGGGGTGGAGGCCAATGTCGCCACCGGCTACCACGCCATCGAATTCCTGCTGTGGGGTCAGGATCTGAACGGCCATGACCACGGCGCGGGCGACCGGCCCTGGACCGATTTCGCCACCGGCGCGGATTGCACCGGCGGCAATTGCGACCGCCGGGGCGACTACCTGGCGGCGGCGACGGATCTGCTGATCTCCGATCTGGAATGGATGGCCGGCCAATGGGCCGAGGGTGGCGAGGCCCGCCAGACCCTGCTGGACAATCCCGACGCCGGGATCTCTGCCATGCTGACCGGGATGGGATCGCTGTCTTACGGCGAACAGGCGGGCGAACGGATGCGCCTGGGCCTGATGCTGAACGATCCCGAGGAAGAGCATGATTGCTTCTCCGACAACACCCACAACAGCCATTATTATGACGGGCTGGGCGTGCAGAACGTCTATCTGGGCGAATATGTGCGCGCCGACGGCAGCGTCGTTTCCGGCGCCTCCCTTTCGGAGCTGGTCGCCGCCAGCGATGCCGATCTGGACGCCGAGCTGACGGCGAAACTGGCCGCCACCATGCGCGCATTGGGCCAGATCAAGACGGCGGCCGAGGCCGGGTTCTCCTACGACCAGATGCTGGAACGCGGCAATGCGGCCGGCGAGACGCTGGTCATGGGCGCGGTCGACGGGCTGATCGACCAGACCCGCAGCATCGAACGGGTTGTCGCCGTGCTGGGCCTGGACGGGATCGAATTCGAAGGCTCCGACAGCCTCGATGATCCCGAGGCCGTCTTCCAGTAA